Below is a genomic region from Elusimicrobiota bacterium.
CCAACGACGTCGCCCCATTGCTCCCGGGGCGGGGCCTCTACGCCCTGCTGTGCAAACCCGACGGGGGGGTCATCGACGACCTTTATATTTATTGTTTGGAGACGGATCGCTTCCTGGTGATCGTGAACGCCTCCCGGGCGTCCGTGGATTTGATGTGGATGAAGGAGAATTTGTCCGGGGACGTGATGTTGATCGATCAGCCCCAGGCGGCCGCCCTGGCGCTGCAGGGCCCCGCCGCGGCCAAAATCATGGGCCATTTTTCCGCCGACGCCCTGGCCCTTCCCAAAAACGGAGTGGCCGAGCTCACCATCGAAGGCAACGAACTGGTGGTGGCCCGGACGGGTTATACCGGGGAGGACGGCTTTGAGATTTTTTCTCCGGCGGGGCACCTGCTCCAATTTTACCCGTCGCTCCTGAAGCGCGGCTCCGACTACGGATTGATCCCCTGCGGCCTGGGGGCCCGGGACACCCTGCGCCTCGAAATGGGTTACCGACTTTACGGGAACGATTTGGACGAACACCACTCGGCCCTGGAAGCCGGACTGGGCTGGGCGGTCAAATTCAACAAAGGCGATTTCATCGGCCGGGATTCCCTGTTCAACGAGAAGGCCAAAGGGTCCCACCGGAAATTCATCGGTTTGCGCCTGGCCGATCGGGGCGTGCCCCGGCACGGTTGTCCCATCCTGTTGAACGGGAAAACCGTGGGCGAAGTGACGAGCGGCACCTTCTCCCCGTCCTTGAACATCGGGATCGCCGTGGGCTACGCCGAATCCGAGCGTTTCCCCGTCGGGACGACCCGGGCCGCGGTACGGGTGCACGAGCGGGACATCCCGGCGGACGTCGTCGTCCCGCCTTTTTATAAAAAGAGTTAGGAGAGCGTATGGACCCCCTTCAATTGCGTTTTACCCAAAGCCACGAATGGATCGCCCCCGACGGCACGGTGGGCCTTTCCGACCACGCCCAGCACGAAATCACCGACGTCGTTTTCGTGGAACTGCCCAAGGCGGGCCGCGCGGTCAAGGCCAAGGAATCCTGCGCCATCGTGGAATCGGTCAAAGCGGCCTTCGATATTTACGCCCCGGTGGCCGGGACCGTGAGCGCGGTCAACGACGCGGTGGTCAAAAACCCCGCCGCGGTCAATCAATCGCCCTACGAAGGCGGCTGGCTCTACAAGATCGCCATGTCGAACCCCGCGGAGCGCGACGCGCTCATGACCCACGCCCAATACCAGGAATTCATCAAAACCGCGGCGCACTGAACCCCCGGATTCTTCCCGCAAGGACGGTCGAGCCATGTTCGTTCCCCACACCGAAGAACAAAAGAAGGAAATGCTCCGAACCATCGGGGTCTCCAAATTTGACGACCTCCTGGCGGGGTTGCCGCCGTCCCTCCTACGTCCGAACCTGGGGCTGCCGTCGTCGATGTCCGAAATGGAACTGCTCCGCCACATGGAGGGATTGGCCCAAAAAGACCACTTGGCCCAGTCGTATCTCGGGGCCGGCGCCTACGAGCATTTCATACCGACCTCCGTTTGGGCCTTGGCTCTCCGGGGCGAATTCGCCACGGCCTACACGCCGTACCAAGCGGAGGCCAGCCAGGGCACGCTTCAATCCATCTACGAATTCCAGTCGCTGATCGGCGAGCTCTTCGCCATGGACGTGGCCAACGCCTCGATGTACGACGGCGCCAGCGCCGCCGCCGAAGCCTGCCTCCTGGCGGCCAAACACACGGAACGGCCGGTGATTCTAATTCCCGAAACGGTCCACCCCCAGACGCGTCAGGTGATCGAAACTTACCTGGCCCACAGCGGCGCCCGAATCGTCGTCTTGCCCTGCCCCGACGGCGTTTTGTCCCTGGACACGCTGAAGAAAAACCTCGGCGGGGACACCGCGGCCTTGTTGATTCAAAACCCCAACTTTTTCGGCTGTTTGGAAACGAACCTCCACGAAGCCGCGGCCGCCGCCCACGCCGCGGGGGCGCTCGTCATCGCCTCCAGCTACCCCGTGGCGCTGGGAATGATTTCACCGCCGGGCGAATACGGCGCCGACATCGCCGTGGCCGAGGGCCAGCCCCTGGGCCTGCCGTTGGGCTACGGCGGCCCCTACGTGGGACTCTTCGCCTGCAAAACCGAATTGATCCGCAAAATGCCCAGCCGCATCGTCGGTCAAACGTTGGACCGGGACGGGAAGCGCGCTTTTGTCCTCACCCTCCAAGCCCGGGAACAACACATTCGACGGGAAAAAGCCACCTCGAACATCTGCACCAACCAGGCCCTCTGCGCCTTGGCGAGCACGATCCACATGTCGCTCCTGGGCAAAGAGGGGTTGCGGGAACTGGCCGATCTGAATTTCCAAAAAGCCCACTACGCGGCGGGGGAACTTCAAAAACGCGGCTTCGCCCCGGTGTTTCAACAGCCCTTCTTCAACGAATTCACCGTCCGTTGCCCCGTGTCGCCGGAAAAAATCGCCGACCGCCTGGCGGAAAAACGCGTGTTGGCGGGGCTTCCCCTGGGGCCTTATTTCAAGGACCGGGCCGATCAGCTGGTCGTCTGCGTGACGGAAATCAAAACCAAGGCGGACATCGACGAATTCGCCGGGCTCCTGGAGGCCGCGTGCCGCTGACCCAAATCCCCGCCGTTCCCGGAATCGTGGAAACCCTGATTTTTGAAAAAAGCGTCCCCGGCCGAAAGGGCGTTCCCCTGCCGGCCCTGGACGTGCCGCGCGCCTCCGCGTCGGCCCTGCCCGAAAAACTTCGACGGAAAAGGCCCGCGGGCTGGCCGGAGCTCTCGGAACCCCAGGTGGTCCGCCATTTCACCCGGCTCTCCCAGCTGAATTTCAGCATCGACACGAACTTTTACCCCCTGGGGTCCTGCACCATGAAGCACAACCCCAAGGTGAACGACCGGGTGGCCATGCTGCCGGACTTCTCGGCCCTGCACCCCCTGCGCCCCCACACCTTAAGCCAGGGCATTCTGGAAATCCTCTTCGAACTCGAACAATGGCTGTGCCGGATTTGCGGCATGGACGCCTTCACCCTCCAGCCCTCCGCCGGCGCCCAGGGCGAACTCACGGGCATCCTGGTCGCCCGGGCCTACCACGAATCCCGGGGGCAGAACCGGCCCTTGGTTCTCATTCCCGATTCCGCCCACGGCACCAACCCCGCCAGCGTGGCGGTGGCCGGGCTCACCGCGGTGACGATCAAGTCCGCCGCCGACGGCCAGGTGGATTTGGACGATCTGAAATCGAAACTGACGGACCGCGTGGGCCTGGTCATGATGACGATCCCCAGCACCCTCGGCATGTTCGAGCCGCGCATTCAGGAAATCGCGGCGCTGGTCCACAAAGCCGGCGCCCTGCTCTACATGGACGGCGCCAACATGAACGCCCTGGTGGGCCTGTTGCGCCCGGGCGACATCGGGGTGGACATTCTGCACCTCAATCTGCACAAAACCTTTTCGACCCCCCACGGGGGCGGCGGACCCGGCGCGGGGCCCGTGGGGGTCCAAAAAGAGTTGGAACCCTTCCTGCCGGTGCCCCGGGTGGCCAAGGACGGCGGCGTTTTTCGACGGAAATTCGACCGATCCAAGACCATCGGCCGGGTGCACGGATTTCAGGGGAACATCGGGGTGCTGATTCGGGCCTATTGCTACATGCGCCTTCAGGGCGCGGAGGGGTTGTTGGAAATCAGCGAAAACGCGATTTTAGCGGCCAACTACGTGCGGGCCCGGCTGACGCCCTTGTTTCCGAAAATGCCGAAGAATCCCTGTATGCACGAGGTGGTGGTGTCGGGGGACGGGGCCTACGGCCCCGGGGTGAAGACGTTGGACGTGGCCAAGCGTTTGCTGGACTACGGCTTTTACGCGCCGACCATTTATTTCCCGCTCATCGTTCCGGAAGCCATGATGATCGAACCCACGGAAAACGAGTCGAAGGAAACGCTCGACGCCTTCTGCGCGACCCTGGAAAAGATCATCGACGAATCCAAGGCCCAACCGGACCTGGTCAAAAACGCGCCCCACACGACCCCCGTCCGCCGCTTGGACGAGGTCAAGGCCGCCCGGGAACCCAACCTTCGCTACGCCCCGCGTTGACCCCCGGCGGACGGCGAATCGGCGTCCACCCAGGTCAGGAACAGTTCAAAAACCCGTCCCAGTTGATGGGGGTCGCAGGCCCCCAGGAATAGTTGGTCTTGAGTGAAGCAGTGAATCCACTGTTCTCCCGCGGGGTGTCCCGCGTCGTTGATGTTTTCCTTGAGCCGCGGGAATTCCTTCGCCGCCCAGGGCGTTCCCGTCAAATCGATTCGAACCAACCACCCCGGATTGTCCAAGGTTTCGATTTTCACGCCCCAGTCGTGCTCCCAGGTCCCGTTGCATTGGGCCGCGAACCAACGTTGAAGGCGTTCGAGGGGGTCGGCGCCGCTCACCGGGGGTTCCCGAAGGTCGGGGGGGTTGGCGCGTCGGGCGGCGGGGTCATGAGGTCCTCGGTAAAGAGTCCGAACAAATTTTAACGAAGTTTACCCGCGGTGGATAAGACGATTCGCGCTCCGACGAACAAAAGAAAAACGCCGAAAGCCAGTTTAAGCGGCGCGGGAGCCACGCGGTTGGCCCACCGTCCGCTGATCCAGGCCGACCCGAAAAGGGCCACGGCCATGAGGCCGGCGGCCCGAAGGTCCACGTTCCCTTGACGGTGAAACTCCATCACCGCTCCCAATCCCGCCGGCAGGAGAAGAACCGCGAGGCTCGTCCCCACGGCTCGGTGTTGGGAGAACCCGGCGAAAAAGGTCAGAGCCGGGACGATGATCGTGCCGCCCCCCAAGCCGAAAAACCCGGAGACGACGCCCGCGGCCAATCCAATCAGAACGAAAGTGAGAGTTTCCATTTAAGGGTCCTTCCTTTGGGAGGAGAATCGTTTCTTCAAATCGTCGTACCCGCCGCCGTTGGAGGCGTTGCGGTAACCCAGTTTTTTAAGCGTTTTCAGGGCGATGCCCGAACGCCCGCCGACGGTGCAATACAAGACGAGGGGGGTCGTTTTGTCCGGCACGGCGGCGGCGATGGTTTTCCCGATGGTTTGATAGGGCAACAGCAGGGCGCCGTCAATGTGGCCCGCGGCGTACTCCTCGGGAGTGCGAACATCGATGAAGACCGGCGCGGCGGAACTCGCGGGTGGGTCGGCGGATCTTCCGGTCGCGGGGGCCGCGCCAAGGAGCGCCACCGCCCAGCACAGGGTCGCTGTCCGCCGGCGCGTCGCGGGCCGGGGGGCCTGGGGCGAGGGGATTCGCATGGGAGCATTATAGCGCGGGTTTGATATATTCAACGAGGTCTTATGAACACCGCATCCTGCGAAAAAGAAATTCGGGGTCCCGCGCCTTGGCGGTGCTCCGTGGACGGCGCCCGGCCCGGCGAAGAGAATATGCGGCGGGACGCCGAGGCCCTGGAGGCCCTGCGCGCGGCGGGGGAACTCCCGCGTCTTCGCGTCTACCGTTGGGCGGAGCCGACGGTGTCCCACGGCCGGCTGCAGGATCCGGCGGGGGCGGCGGCCCTGGCGCGGTCGTTGGGGGTTCGTTCCGTGGTGCGCCGGCCCACGGGCGGCGGCACGGTGCACCACACGACGGACGTCAGTTTTTCCCTGGCCTGGCGCCGGGATCACCCGGCTTTTCCCCCCTGCGTCCGGCACGTTTACGCGGCCGTGCACGCCGTTCTTCAACGGGCGCTCCGGGAGGCGGGGGTGAAGGCCATCCTCCATCCGGGAGGCGGCCCCGCGGCCCCGCCGGGCCTCTGTTACGCGGAACCCGTCGCCGACGACGTCCTGCTCGGGGAAACCAAAATCATCGGCGGCGCCCTTCGGGTGACGCCGTGGGGCCGCCTCTACCAAGGGAACTTAAAGTTGAACCCCGGTGTTCTATCCATGGACGCCGCCGCCTTGATTGTCGGCGCCTGGGAATCGACGCTGGGTCCGCCTTCGGCGGAAAAACGGGAGGCTTGAAATGAAAATCGGAATTTTGGGGTCGGGCGACGTCGGGCGCGTGTTGGGCGCGGGGTTTGTGAAAAAAGGCCACGCGGTGAAATTGGGCACCCGGGAGCCGGGGGCCGAAAAGGTCAAACGCTGGGCCGCAACGGCGGGGGCTTCCCTGGGCTCTTTCGCGGACGCCGCCGCTTTCGGCGAACTCGTGGTATTGGCCACCCTCTGGTCCGGCACCGAAAGCGCTTTGGGCCTGGCGAATCCGAAAAATCTGGAGGGGAAAATCGTGATCGACGCCACCAACCCCCTGGATTTTACCGTTCAGCCCCCCCGTCTTTCCCTGGGCCACACGACATCGGCGGGGGAAAAAGTCCAAGCCCTGTTGCCCGGCGCCAAGGTCGTCAAAGCGTTTAACGCCGTTGGAAACCCGCACATGGTGGATCCGACTTTCCCCGGGGGCCCTCCCACCATGTTCATCGGCGGAAACGACGAAAGCGCCAAGAAAACGGTTTTGGGGTTATTGAGCGATTTCGGCTGGGAGGGCGTTGACTTGGGCGGAATCGAAACCGCGCGCTACCTGGAACCCTTGGCCATGATCTGGATTTTGCATTACCTCCGGACGACGTCCGGCGCCCACGCCTTCAAGCTGCTGAAAAAATAGTCCGGGAGGTTCCGTTTCGGGGGGGGCGCTGGAAATCCGACGGCCGTTTTCCGTCCGTCCCGCCGCCCTCGTCCCCTTATCGGCATTCCTCGTCCCACCGTTTCCGTTCCCGGGGGTTCTCGGGGGGCGGTTGGCGGCAGGGGTCTTCCCGGGGCGGCCCCATTCGCGGGCGCGAATCGCCGGACTCTTTTGTTTCTCGGTCGGCGCGAATTCCCGGAACCGCCCGGGGAACAAATCCCGCGATCCCCCACAGGGCCAAACCGTTCGCCAGGGTCGCCAACAGCAAAGCCGTGGCGACCGACGCTCCAAGGCGGCGAAGGAGTTTTTCGGCCCCTCCGCCGATCAGAGCGCCCAGCCCCAGGCCGAGAAGAAGTCCGACGCCCGCCGCGAAAAAGACAAACCCATAGGCGAAAAAAGTCCCAAAGCTGTCGGCGTTGTCGGGCGTTCGATAAGCCCCGCCGCCCACCCAGCCACCCCAGAGGCCTCCGACCAAGAGCCAAGAAAGCCGGACGGCGGACCGGAGCCGATCGCCGTCTGTCACCGCCGTTTCTCCCGGGGCCCGAGGGACCGGAGGGCCTCCCGGGCCCGGGCCAGTTGGCGGGCCGCCGTTTCGATTTTTTGCAGTTGGCAGCCGTTGGATTGGCCGCTCCACGTCAGCCGAAGGGATTGGTTCAATCCCGTGGTCAAGACGAAAGTCTCCAAGGGCCCGAGACGTTCCCGGGGCGCGGCGGATACCGGGAGGGTTTTAAGGACCCGCAGCGTTTGCCGCTCGTTTCGCCATTGGAGGCCGGCGCCGAGCCAATCCCCGGACCCGCCGTCGATCAACACCGCCCCCGAACCGTCGGCGTTCAGCGAAAGATAGCAAGCGGCGCCGTGCTCTCCGTTTCCATACCATTCGCCCGCAAAGAAGTCGGACGAAACGTCCGGCAATGGCGTTAAGGCGTTGACCGTTCCGAGCCCCGCCGCCCAACAGAGGAGCGGGAGAACAAAGCGCGCGAGACGGCGGGACGCGCACGCGCCGACGACCGCCGGAATCATTGAGGCGCCCGGGTTGACCGCGACGGCATCTCTTTCCCCGGGACGCCGGGCCCTAAAACAAAATCCACTTTTTCTCCTTCTTCGCCAAGAAAAAAGGGAACCGCGCCTCAGGACCCTTTCCCGTTTTCCAACGAATCACGGGATTGTTTTCCTCCACCACGAGGATTTTTTGATCGGCCGCCAAGCGAAACCGCAACGTCGGGGTCGGCCAGGGGAGCATTTCAAATCCGGGTTGGGTCGGACGCGCCCGCGTTCGCGCCACCAGGTCCTGCCGCTCCTCCTCCACCGCCGGCCCGGCGTCGGGAACGGTCGGGGTTATCCCCGAATGGATTTTGAAACTCAAAACCTCCCAAAGGAAATCGGCGTCCCCCGTTTGCAGGGCTTGTCGGACCCGGGCAATGAACGCGCCGGCGTCGGCCGCGGTTTCCTCGTTTAAAACGAGAACGTCCAGGCCGTCCAGGGCCGAGGTTCCGTTCCAGACCCCGCCCTCCGCCCGGGCTTCGCCGTGGGCGTTGAAATCCTTGGCGGTGATTTTTAGGATTTCCTTCCCCCAGACCGGGGTTTCGCCGAAGGGGTTCGGCCGTGTCGTCTCTTCCTCCGTCAGCGCGGGAAAAACGCCGGGCTGAAACCCGGCCCATCGAAGATTGAATTTTTTTTCGTCCAGGGGGAGGCCGAGGCTCGGCGAATCCAATTGAATTCGGAGGGCTTGGAGGCCTTTTTTGAAATAAAGGGGCGAAAGGGGAACCTGAAGGCTGGCCGATTTTCGGGAATCAAAACGGACCAAAGGGAGGTCGTTCAAATATACCGCGCCGGTGTATTGGACGATTCCCACCAGTTCGAATCGGGGGGACGCCGAAAAGGAGATTTCAACGCTTTTCATTCGAGCCTCCAGGGGGAGCGATCCCAGGCTTGCCGCCAGGCCGAAAGCGATCGGCAAGGCGGACGCGATCGGTCGAAGCGGGAAAAATCGATTCAACGGAAGGGAGCGGGCTTTGGCCCGGCGTGGCGAAGAACACCCTCCAACGATTGAATCGTGGAAATTCCCGCGGGACCCGTCCCGTGGCGTTCCAGCAGCAGCGCCGACAGCCCCGCGGCGCGGGCGCCGTGGTAGTCTTCCCGCAGGGAATCCCCGACGTGCAGGGCTTCGTGGGGGGCGACCCCGGCCCGGGCGAGGGCCCGCTCGAAAATGGCGGGGTCCGGCTTGGCCACGCCCTCCACGGACGACACCATCAAAAACTCCACTTCCCGCGTCAGGCCGATTTTTTCAGACAAAGTCACCAGCCGTGAATCCCAATTGGACACGATGCCCAGCCGAAACCCCCGGCGTCGAAGGGCGCGCAAGGTCGGGAGGGCGTCGTCGAAAAGACGCCAGTGGCGGGGGTGCGCGAAGCGGCCGTAGAGGTCGTTGAAAAAGTTGTCGAAGGCCCGGGGCGCGAAGCGGCCGCCGAAGACTCGACGGACCATCTTCCGCCACCAGAGTTTCTCGGCGTTGTCGTTTTTGGGCAGGGTGTGGCGGTGGCGGTCCCGCCAGGCGGCTTGAAAGCGTTCCTCCACCCAGGCCACGGGGAGGCGAAGACCGTGCCGGTGGGCGGCGCGGGTGTAGATGTGCCCCACGGAGGGGTGGGCGCGCAGAAGGGTGTTCCCCGCATCGAAGAAGACCGCCCGGACCGGGCCGCCCTTCAACGCTTTTTTCGGGCTTTTTCGCGACGCTTGATTTCTTCCCATTGGACCATCACTTCTTTGACGCTTTTGATTCTCTTTTTTCCAAAGACGTGGGGGTGCCGACGGACGATTTTTCGGCAAAGGCCGTCGACCACGTCGGCCATGGTGAATCGCTTTTTTTCCCGGGCGAGTTGGGCGTGGAAGACGATTTGGTGAAGCAGGTCGCCCAGTTCCTCGCAGAGGTTTTCGGTGTCGTTTTTCCGGATGGCCTGGGCCACTTCGGCGGATTCTTCTTTTAAGTGACGCACCAGGCTTTTGTGGGTTTGGCGCCGGTCCCAGGGGCAACCGCCCGGGGCCCGGAGCCGGGCCATCAAGCGCAAAAGATCGTTCAGGGTTTGTTTGGCCATGGAAGCCCAATTCTATATATTTCCGTCGGGTATTGGGGTTTCCCCCCGGGGGTTTTTTGGTATTATGGTTTTTCATGGAAACCGGTCGCTCGCGGAGCTCCAAGGACGGCGCTCGCCCCGGGGGGGCCGCGGCCCTTCCCGTCCAGGGGCCGTGCGATCGTTAAAGCCATGGGCTTTTTTCCCGCTTTTCTCGATTTGTCCGGCAAAGAGTGCCTCGTGGTGGGGGGCGGCGCGGTCGCCCTTCAAAAAACCCGGGATTTGACGGCCGCCCGCGCGCGGGTGACGGTGGTCGCCACGCGATTTCGGGGCGAATTCCGTCGAATGGCCGGTCTTCGGCGGCTCGAACGCGCTTTTCGGCCCGGGGACATTCCGGCCGGCCTCCGGCGGCCCTGGCTGGTGGTGGCCGCGACGGACGACGAAGCCCTTCACGCCCGCATCGCCTCTCTTTGCCGTCGGCGGCGGGTCTGGGTCAACGTGGTGGATCGGCCCGCTTTTTGCGATTTCATCGTTCCCTCCGTGGTCCGGCGCGGACCGGTGACGGTGGCGGTGTCCACCGGCGGTCAAAGCCCCGCCTTGGCCAAGTTTGTCGGCGGGAAAGTCCGCGCCATGCTGGGTCCGGAAATCGGCCGACTGGGGCGCCTCCTGGCGGGTCTTCGGCCCGCCCTCCGGCGCCTGCCCATGGCCGAGCGGCGGGAACTGCTTTCGTGTTTCGTGTCGGAAGGGGCCTTGTCGGAAATTCGGCGATCCGGCGCCGCCGCCGTCCGGCGGTACAAGAAAATGATTTTGAAATCCGTGCCTCGGGAGTAACGCGTGCAACGTTGGGAAGCTTTGCTGTTCGATTTTGGCTATTTGGGCTACGCGGCCGCCCTGGTGTTGGCCGTGGTCTACGCGTTGACCCGACGGGACCCTCTGATGGCCCTCGGCCACCGGGTGCTCGCGGGGGCGGCTGTCCTGCACACGACGAGCCTGGGCGTGGGCCTCTGGGCGGAAACGCACCGGCCGGGCCACGTGGGATACGCGTTTTGGAGCCAGTGGTTCGCCAGCCTGTCGCTCTTCGCGCTTTTGATCGTGCTGATCTACCTCTTCGCCCAATACCGCGCCCCGGTCTCCATTTTGGGGGTGTTTGTTCTCCCGCTGGCCGTCTTCCTGCTTACCCTGGCCCTCACCCAGGCTTTTCTGGCCAGTCCCCGCTGTCCCTTCGCCTCCGTTGAGGATTTTCTAAAAATCGCCGACGCCACCCGGCGCCAACCCGACATCGCACCGACCTTCTGGACCGCCGTCCACGTGCCCCTTATTTTCCTGGCCTACGCGGCCTTCGCCAACGCCTTCGGCATCGGTCTCGCCTACCTGATCGGCGAACGCCAAATCAAATCCCACCGTCCCACCGAATTGGGATACCGCCTTCCGGGCCTGGAAGTCATGGACCGGTTGATCGCCCACATCGTTTTGATCGGGTTTCCCGCCTTGACCGTGGGGCTCGCCCTGGGCGCGGGGGGCGCCCGCGCCGCTGGGGGGCCGGGCTGGGCCGGAGACCCCAAGGTGCTTTGGTCCCTGATCATGTGGGGCGTCTATTTGGCTTACATCGTTCTCCGCTACGTCGTGGGTTGGCGCGGCCGGCGGACGGCCTATTTGTCCTTGGCCGGTTTCGGCGTCGTCCTGTTCACCTACGTGGGCGTGAGTTTCTTTTCCCGGCTGCACGGATTTCTGCAGAGCGGGGGAACGCCCCCGTGAAGCTTCGATTGGTCGGTCTCTCCCACCGCACCGCGCCCGTCGAATGGCGGGAGCGCTTGGCGGTGCC
It encodes:
- the gcvT gene encoding glycine cleavage system aminomethyltransferase GcvT yields the protein MTGPAMQRTPFYAHHVAARGKLVPFAGWEMPVQFSTVMAEHKAVRERAGVFDISHMGQVWVAGPEARAFLQKLVTNDVAPLLPGRGLYALLCKPDGGVIDDLYIYCLETDRFLVIVNASRASVDLMWMKENLSGDVMLIDQPQAAALALQGPAAAKIMGHFSADALALPKNGVAELTIEGNELVVARTGYTGEDGFEIFSPAGHLLQFYPSLLKRGSDYGLIPCGLGARDTLRLEMGYRLYGNDLDEHHSALEAGLGWAVKFNKGDFIGRDSLFNEKAKGSHRKFIGLRLADRGVPRHGCPILLNGKTVGEVTSGTFSPSLNIGIAVGYAESERFPVGTTRAAVRVHERDIPADVVVPPFYKKS
- the gcvH gene encoding glycine cleavage system protein GcvH; its protein translation is MDPLQLRFTQSHEWIAPDGTVGLSDHAQHEITDVVFVELPKAGRAVKAKESCAIVESVKAAFDIYAPVAGTVSAVNDAVVKNPAAVNQSPYEGGWLYKIAMSNPAERDALMTHAQYQEFIKTAAH
- the gcvPA gene encoding aminomethyl-transferring glycine dehydrogenase subunit GcvPA; its protein translation is MFVPHTEEQKKEMLRTIGVSKFDDLLAGLPPSLLRPNLGLPSSMSEMELLRHMEGLAQKDHLAQSYLGAGAYEHFIPTSVWALALRGEFATAYTPYQAEASQGTLQSIYEFQSLIGELFAMDVANASMYDGASAAAEACLLAAKHTERPVILIPETVHPQTRQVIETYLAHSGARIVVLPCPDGVLSLDTLKKNLGGDTAALLIQNPNFFGCLETNLHEAAAAAHAAGALVIASSYPVALGMISPPGEYGADIAVAEGQPLGLPLGYGGPYVGLFACKTELIRKMPSRIVGQTLDRDGKRAFVLTLQAREQHIRREKATSNICTNQALCALASTIHMSLLGKEGLRELADLNFQKAHYAAGELQKRGFAPVFQQPFFNEFTVRCPVSPEKIADRLAEKRVLAGLPLGPYFKDRADQLVVCVTEIKTKADIDEFAGLLEAACR
- the gcvPB gene encoding aminomethyl-transferring glycine dehydrogenase subunit GcvPB codes for the protein MVETLIFEKSVPGRKGVPLPALDVPRASASALPEKLRRKRPAGWPELSEPQVVRHFTRLSQLNFSIDTNFYPLGSCTMKHNPKVNDRVAMLPDFSALHPLRPHTLSQGILEILFELEQWLCRICGMDAFTLQPSAGAQGELTGILVARAYHESRGQNRPLVLIPDSAHGTNPASVAVAGLTAVTIKSAADGQVDLDDLKSKLTDRVGLVMMTIPSTLGMFEPRIQEIAALVHKAGALLYMDGANMNALVGLLRPGDIGVDILHLNLHKTFSTPHGGGGPGAGPVGVQKELEPFLPVPRVAKDGGVFRRKFDRSKTIGRVHGFQGNIGVLIRAYCYMRLQGAEGLLEISENAILAANYVRARLTPLFPKMPKNPCMHEVVVSGDGAYGPGVKTLDVAKRLLDYGFYAPTIYFPLIVPEAMMIEPTENESKETLDAFCATLEKIIDESKAQPDLVKNAPHTTPVRRLDEVKAAREPNLRYAPR
- a CDS encoding immunity 53 family protein, whose translation is MSGADPLERLQRWFAAQCNGTWEHDWGVKIETLDNPGWLVRIDLTGTPWAAKEFPRLKENINDAGHPAGEQWIHCFTQDQLFLGACDPHQLGRVFELFLTWVDADSPSAGGQRGA
- a CDS encoding sulfite exporter TauE/SafE family protein, which translates into the protein METLTFVLIGLAAGVVSGFFGLGGGTIIVPALTFFAGFSQHRAVGTSLAVLLLPAGLGAVMEFHRQGNVDLRAAGLMAVALFGSAWISGRWANRVAPAPLKLAFGVFLLFVGARIVLSTAGKLR
- a CDS encoding rhodanese-like domain-containing protein; this translates as MRIPSPQAPRPATRRRTATLCWAVALLGAAPATGRSADPPASSAAPVFIDVRTPEEYAAGHIDGALLLPYQTIGKTIAAAVPDKTTPLVLYCTVGGRSGIALKTLKKLGYRNASNGGGYDDLKKRFSSQRKDP
- a CDS encoding NAD(P)-binding domain-containing protein, which encodes MKIGILGSGDVGRVLGAGFVKKGHAVKLGTREPGAEKVKRWAATAGASLGSFADAAAFGELVVLATLWSGTESALGLANPKNLEGKIVIDATNPLDFTVQPPRLSLGHTTSAGEKVQALLPGAKVVKAFNAVGNPHMVDPTFPGGPPTMFIGGNDESAKKTVLGLLSDFGWEGVDLGGIETARYLEPLAMIWILHYLRTTSGAHAFKLLKK
- a CDS encoding HAD-IA family hydrolase yields the protein MKGGPVRAVFFDAGNTLLRAHPSVGHIYTRAAHRHGLRLPVAWVEERFQAAWRDRHRHTLPKNDNAEKLWWRKMVRRVFGGRFAPRAFDNFFNDLYGRFAHPRHWRLFDDALPTLRALRRRGFRLGIVSNWDSRLVTLSEKIGLTREVEFLMVSSVEGVAKPDPAIFERALARAGVAPHEALHVGDSLREDYHGARAAGLSALLLERHGTGPAGISTIQSLEGVLRHAGPKPAPFR
- a CDS encoding MazG family protein, with the translated sequence MAKQTLNDLLRLMARLRAPGGCPWDRRQTHKSLVRHLKEESAEVAQAIRKNDTENLCEELGDLLHQIVFHAQLAREKKRFTMADVVDGLCRKIVRRHPHVFGKKRIKSVKEVMVQWEEIKRREKARKKR
- a CDS encoding bifunctional precorrin-2 dehydrogenase/sirohydrochlorin ferrochelatase gives rise to the protein MGFFPAFLDLSGKECLVVGGGAVALQKTRDLTAARARVTVVATRFRGEFRRMAGLRRLERAFRPGDIPAGLRRPWLVVAATDDEALHARIASLCRRRRVWVNVVDRPAFCDFIVPSVVRRGPVTVAVSTGGQSPALAKFVGGKVRAMLGPEIGRLGRLLAGLRPALRRLPMAERRELLSCFVSEGALSEIRRSGAAAVRRYKKMILKSVPRE
- the ccsA gene encoding cytochrome c biogenesis protein CcsA, with product MQRWEALLFDFGYLGYAAALVLAVVYALTRRDPLMALGHRVLAGAAVLHTTSLGVGLWAETHRPGHVGYAFWSQWFASLSLFALLIVLIYLFAQYRAPVSILGVFVLPLAVFLLTLALTQAFLASPRCPFASVEDFLKIADATRRQPDIAPTFWTAVHVPLIFLAYAAFANAFGIGLAYLIGERQIKSHRPTELGYRLPGLEVMDRLIAHIVLIGFPALTVGLALGAGGARAAGGPGWAGDPKVLWSLIMWGVYLAYIVLRYVVGWRGRRTAYLSLAGFGVVLFTYVGVSFFSRLHGFLQSGGTPP